CTGATGGCGTATCCGATATGAAACGTATTTCCTGGAGGCCCTTTGAACATTCATAACGTCCTAGATGTTCTCAGAGATCGTCgttgatatacaggatgtcttaACTTATATTTACCTACTTGATTTTTCCATAACTACTGATCCCAACCATTATTCAACGATTCTTTACTGCAGTCTCGTCTCGTCGTCTCTCATAGTCTAGTCTCGTCGTCTCATAGTCTAGTCTCGTTGTCTCACTGTCTAATCTCGTCGTCTCATAGTCTAGTCTCGTCGTCTCATAGTCTAGTCTCGTCGTCTCATCGTCTCATAGTCTCGTCTCGTCGTCTCATAGTCTAGTCTCGTCTTATCATAGTCTCGTCTCGTCGTCTCATAGTCTAGTCTCGTCTTATCATAGTCTCGTCTCGTCGTCTCATAGTCTAGTCTCGTCGTCTCATAGTCTAGTCTCGTCGTCTCATAGTCTCGTCTCGTGCTTCCCAACAAAGATTTTTAAATGTctgttatttatgaaaaaatacatTATATTATGGTTTTTTCAGTTAAATCGGCCCAAAATAGTGTAACTCCAGGCCTGCTAGCTCGAAAactaatttattattatatcatttcACAATATTTGCAAAAGAAAAGTTAAATTCGAAAATACACTCGATAAAAATCCCATTTTTTCTGTATACGATTAATTATTCAAGTCTTTAATTTTTATGTATTCGTTTCTTCCATCCTTCGTGACTCTGTAAGTTCCTTCGTACTCTGCGGTCTGAAAAAATTGTGGTCCATAGGGACTCGGAGAACTTTTGGTGTGATTCTGAATACTGAGACCtgaaaatattaaataaaaattaatcTTCCTTCATGTAATATTATTATTGGATGAATTGATTGGGAATGGAAGATATGCTTTTGTATTTCTTTCGAAAATATACACACTTATCCATATATTCTTCTGCTTCCGAgagaagtttttcaaaaatctgaaaagattgaatttgaagaaatttgAAACTTGTCTAGCCCCTAAAACAAGCTTTCGTCATGCTGAACATCAGTTCAATATGCCTTATCATATTTtatcaatgaatgaatgaaggcTTGCCAACTTGACccaactagtttttgagtttttttattggaagaacaattggAGACACGGCATATatcatatattctgaatcagaaaagaaTATGGGACATATTAACACATGCAAATAAAAATAgggtttatattcaaaaaattgaaagttactactatatcactgaagtgacgaacttaaaataatttttgactACCTGAATGCATTCTACATATAAAAGTGTCtgtgtagaatgtaacatttgtttttcgatagcactgaaactttacgaaatagggGCACCAAGTCTAAGAGCAGAAAAATGACATGTGGATCATGTTAAGAAAAGGAAgaggaaaaaatgattttttaagCGATGAAAACTAGCACATGGAACAGAAATTTGCCGAAATCGTCGTATATAACATACGATCCCTCATAGCAACGAGTACATAAAACAAAACTTCTAGGTTACTTTTGGAAACTTACCTTTATCGTTCACGCAAGAGACAGTTTCAACTAGGGTTGTTCTATCATCTGAGGTCCTTCTTACCTTCTTACATCCAACTGTCATTTCAGGACAAGGAAAGCCGAAGCAAAGGCCAGTTTCACCTAGAATTAATCCAAAATTGGGTTATTGCTTGCTTCACAAAATGCTGTATAAAAAATTGTGATATTACTGTAGGCTGATTGTGTGATTTTCGATCATTATATATTTCATGTGATTCACAGAacaaatataataattatttgaaCTGGATATTGATTCTGCATTATTGaatgttatttatttaattttaagtACCTTTTGATCGAGGAGCCGATGTAGAAATACCGAGAAGTACAACACAAATCGCAAAGAACAATACCTTGTCCCACAACATCTTGAAACTAACGAGTTGAGATATCAAAGTACCACTGGCCTGTCATCTGAGATATGACTTGATTTAACTCCAAACGATAACATTATCCTTtcacataataaataattaaaaacaatattccTCGAGAAAAACACGAAATAATTATTCCACTGATTCGGTCGAACATAAAAGCCTTTCAATGTTATCTTTTTTCATGTGATTATCGCACAAAACTGGTTCAAAATCCAATAAGGAACACCCTTGTGCTTCTCTGTacctatatttttcaaaaaaataatgcaATCGCTTTTGAAAATTCTTATATTATGAGAACAGTTATTGAATGAGATCTGTAAATTGAACAAAGAATAAAATCCTGTTTTGTTCTGAACGATAtctttataaaatatttagAAATGACCTGAAAACTATTGTTGAATCTTTTTTCAATCGAAGAAATTTCATCCCAACTGATTCAGAGCATTTAATCATACCTATAGTCTATATATTTTACCATATTCCTTCAGGAGATGATTTCTTGTATCGATcttctaaaaaaaattcataacagGGTTAATGAAACACCAACATCATTTTAAagatttattttcatatcaactCTTaatatttcttcgaaatttcgtATTATAAGAACTCTACTTCATCGTTGGTGTTCCCTATGCGATTCATGTGGTTTATATTTATGGGCTTCAAGTTTCCACCGCTGGTGAAGGTGTAGGATCCGGTGAAAGAGGTGCTCTCATAATGGGTGTTCGGTCCATAGGGATTTGGCGAAGTTTTGGTGTGCTTGTCCAGCTCGTAGTCTTTAAAAAATCATATCTCATTAGTTTTTCGTTTCTTCCAAACCCAAGGAGTATCAAACCTAACCTTACCTTACCTACCCAaacgtaacctaacctaacctaacctaacttaacaTAAACAAGGCTAACCTAACCTACACTAACGTAACCAAACCGAAATT
This genomic stretch from Coccinella septempunctata chromosome 7, icCocSept1.1, whole genome shotgun sequence harbors:
- the LOC123317544 gene encoding uncharacterized protein LOC123317544 — encoded protein: MLWDKVLFFAICVVLLGISTSAPRSKGETGLCFGFPCPEMTVGCKKVRRTSDDRTTLVETVSCVNDKGLSIQNHTKSSPSPYGPQFFQTAEYEGTYRVTKDGRNEYIKIKDLNN